In a genomic window of Cydia fagiglandana chromosome 8, ilCydFagi1.1, whole genome shotgun sequence:
- the LOC134666737 gene encoding teneurin-m isoform X3, with protein MLRSTYDRSDHERCLLDGTRPPPDVPPRNPTMSRLNGRITGNPADLADFEPSCLVRTPSGNFYVPSGDIQKNPSMDYKSNSSCSSPGKDKSTLERMDRNERHPAFGAPVPVLPVRNNLRATHFPPAASRFHFRKGLSSRCSWKCTAVVFIVLFVLLLAIASYTSASYFVTSYHNANPCSVVVGESTEVFPASKATTLESNKSLARPHQTPATGSVKVPTDGESNELPSVRITPVDVAPTESTFNNPRTIESTLNPVTSAPPKTIFEGGTCECTCPVCDGSGDGSYDDYYDKPSTDKSVFEETSKTTDIFSTLNYNTTETTTEGETLTYETTSEEASTLTDSTDSTTDLTTETATESPTTTEAPKCVCPKVTPPPILILEGARTFPAQSFPPDGTTFKQINLGEKLSEEIPPYSYWNMQFYQSEASYVKFDYMIPRGASIGVYARRNALPTHTQYHFLEVLSGFKARSTRASHPSVKKEVTHYMEQGHWFLSLYNDDGDPREISFIAAVAEDMTHNCPNGCSGKGECLMGHCQCQPGFGGDDCSESVCPVLCSQRGEYINGECQCNPGWKGKECSLRHDECEVPDCNGHGHCVNGKCSCVRGYKGKFCAEVDCPHPTCSGHGFCIEGACVCKKGWKGLDCATMDKDALQCLPDCSGHGTFDVDTQTCTCHARWSGEDCSKEVCDLDCGPHGRCVGESCVCDPGWTGEFCTSKLCDARCSDHGQCKNGTCLCVSGWNGRHCTLEGCPRGCAGHGQCRVANDGHWECKCFDGWDGPDCTTLKEQICDDGKDNDKDGLVDCEDPECCQSVACKGSQLCVSSPKPTDILLRKQPPAITASFFERMKFLIDEGSLQNYAKQETFNESMFWNHFNTSRSAVIRGRVVTSLGSGLVGVRVSTSTPLEGFTLTRDDGWFDLLVNGGGAVTLHFGRAPFKRSSQVVFVPWNEVVIIDSVVMTTADEKGGSGPPQACLAHDYDAMKPVVLATWKHGFQGACPDKSAILAESQVVQESLQIPGTGLNLVYHSSRAAGYLSTIQLQLTPEKVPPTLALIHLRITIEGILFEKTFEADPVIKFTYPWNRLNVYRQRVYGVTTALVKVGYQYTDCKDIIWNVQTTKLSGHDMSISDVGGWNLDIHHRYNFHEGILQKGDGTNTYLKHKPRLIITAMGDGRQRGLECAECSGAARRRRLLAPVALAAGPEGALYVGDFNLVRKIKPDGDVVTLVKLNATRVSYRYHMALSPLDGTLYISDPESHQIIKVRNTEDYSDPEHNWETVVGSGERCLPGDEAHCGDGALARDAKLAYPKGVAVSIDNVLYFADGTNIRMVDRDGIITTVIGNHMHRAHWKPIPCEGTLSVEEVHLRWPTELAINPLDNSLHIIDDHMILQMAPDGRVKVIAGRPLHCPSPLTGYDMELATYATLVMPQSIAFGAAGDLYVAESDSQRINRVRLITTDGKISLYAGAESKCNCLERGCDCFEADHFLASNSKFNTISAVIVSPDGIVHIADQANYRIRSVMASIPDASGSREYEIYSPDTQEVYVFNRFGQHIMTKNILTGENNYVFTYNVNTSNGKLSTVTDAAGNKVFLLRDYASQVNSIENTKGQKCRLKMSRMKMLQELRTPDNFNVTFDYHGTTGLLKAKYDSTGRSYIYKYDEFGRLTSAVTPTGRIINLTFDLSLKGATVLVSENNKRPISILIKGSSVNTKVGEAEKKTIISTDGSISTSMPWGHVISTDTVPYTILSEIDPILGESYPVPAKQRTEVGGDLANRFEWRYFLRRLQSNKGKSSKAVAQIGRKLRVNGENLLTLEYDRDSSTVAVFMDDKVELLNVTYDRTARPVKWGPRNGIFAEVELEYDRFSRLTSWRWGDLNETYGFDRAGRLHEIKYGDGSSLAYSFRDMFTSLPLKVTTPRGSDYLLDYDDSGALQNLTTPRGHIHTFALMTSLGYFKYQYFSPMNRHPYEILYNDDGHILAKIFPHQSGKILYVYDQAGKLETILAGASAIRYVYHENTHLVKNVEITDPDYDLKQDYKYHAGILKDEKMKFNSKSGLNNAHFKYQYDGNARLSTIDVNINSKEMPQLRLKYNQNLGTLEGVSDLRIYRNTFNRSVMQDTSKQYFTITDYDDHGRIKTVLMNIKSFDVFRLELEYDARNRIKSKKMLIGDTSSSERISYNFDGHLMEVVGSEDDWKYVYDENGNVIGVIEHGEKRYLGYDIGDRVVQYGDIEFSSYDGRGFVIRRGEQKYRYNSRGQFVHAFERDKFQMWYYYDNRNRLVAWKDDKNNVTQFFYTNPQTPNLITHMHYPKTEKTVRFLYDQRNFLTCIETEDQRFYVATDHNGSPLVVFDVNGEIIKEIKRSPFGKIIKDTNPGFYVPVDFHGGIFDYNTNLVYLDNRLYDPIVGQWMTPSWEHLATKLSLPTDIFIYRFKNNDPINKNQNVPYMTNLGSWLELYGYDLSKMMGSRYITDMIFQPITSVTAPHLAPDFGVMSGLQCIIEKVNDKLSDIDFVPTPLLKMEPITRNLLPRVSYKRGVFGSGVLISRVDGRAYISVADGANSVVEDVITTVFNNSYFLDVHFSIHDQDVFYFVKDNSLKIRDDMEELRRLSGKFNVSQDETNDQGLEVRVHAVGKGSAQAVIVLRYGVEPAAERLKLLKHAHKRAAARAWEREKALVAAGWEGRGAWTEEEKEELISHGVVDGWAARDVHSVSRYPQLADDPANIVFVRDGRRKRRKSGRSRHRS; from the exons GTTGCTTGCTGGACGGGACGCGCCCGCCACCCGATGTGCCCCCGCGCAACCCGACCATGTCGCGACTGAACGGCCGCATCACCGGCAACCCCGCCGACTTGGCCGACTTCGAGCCCTCGTGTCTCGTGCGCACGCCCTCTGGCAACTTCTACGTGCCTTCAG GCGACATACAGAAGAATCCATCGATGGATTACAAATCAAATTCCTCGTGTAGTAGTCCAGGCAAGGACAAGAGCACCCTCGAGAGGATGGACCGTAACGAGCGGCACCCCGCCTTCGGGGCTCCGGTTCCGGTCCTCCCCGTCAGGAATAACCTGCGAGCGACCCACTTCCCCCCGGCTGCCTCGCGGTTCCACTTTAGGAAAGGCCTCTCTTCTAGATGTTCCTGGAAGTGTACTGCTGTAGTGTTCATAGTGTTGTTCGTTCTTCTTTTAGCAATTGCGTCTTATACATCag CATCATACTTCGTGACCTCATATCATAACGCGAACCCATGTTCAGTGGTCGTTGGCGAGTCCACTGAGGTGTTTCCGGCGTCGAAAGCGACGACGCTGGAGTCCAACAAGTCTCTAGCACGACCGCACCAGACGCCGGCCACTGGCTCAG TGAAAGTACCTACAGATGGCGAAAGCAATGAGTTACCAAGTGTTCGCATAACTCCAGTAGATGTGGCACCAACCGAATCGACTTTCAACAATCCGAGAACAATAGAATCAACATTGAATCCAGTGACATCAGCACCACCTAAAACTATTTTTGAAGGGGGAACTTGTGAATGCACTTGTCCGGTTTGCGATGGGTCGGGAGACGGCTCATATGACGATTATTATGATAAACCGAGTACTGACAAGTCAGTATTCGAAGAGACTTCAAAAACTACAGATATCTTCTCaacattaaattataatacgACCGAAACGACTACAGAAGGTGAAACGTTAACCTATGAAACAACCAGCGAAGAGGCATCAACGCTGACTGACTCGACTGATTCCACAACTGACCTCACCACGGAAACAGCAACCGAAAGCCCGACCACCACTGAAGCACCGAAATGTGTATGTCCAAAGGTTACTCCACCACCCATACTTATTTTGGAAG GTGCGCGAACATTCCCCGCACAGTCGTTCCCGCCAGACGGGACGACATTCAAACAAATTAACTTAGGTGAAAAATTATCAGAAGAAATCCCTCCATATAGTTACTGGAACATGCAGTTCTATCAGTCAGAAGCTTCTTACGTCAAGTTCGACTACATGATACCTCGGGGAGCTTCAATTGGCGTGTATGCGAGGCGAAATGCTTTGCCCACTCATACGCAATACCACTTCCTTGAAGTCCTTAGTGGTTTCAAGGCGAGATCCACGAGAGCTTCACAT CCATCCGTAAAGAAAGAAGTAACGCATTACATGGAGCAAGGCCACTGGTTCCTATCGCTTTACAACGACGACGGCGACCCCAGGGAAATATCCTTTATCGCGGCGGTGGCTGAAGACATGACCCATAATTGTCCTAACGGCTGCTCAGGCAAGGGTGAGTGCCTCATGGGCCATTGCCAATGTCAGCCAGGATTTGGAGGAGACGACTGTAGCGAGA GTGTATGTCCAGTTCTATGCAGTCAACGCGGCGAATACATCAACGGTGAATGCCAGTGCAACCCCGGCTGGAAGGGCAAAGAGTGCTCCCTCCGCCACGACGAGTGCGAAGTGCCTGACTGCAACGGCCACGGCCACTGCGTGAACGGGAAGTGTTCCTGTGTGAGGGGCTACAAGGGGAAATTCTGCGCCGAAGTCGACTGCCCACACCCGACCTGCTCGGGCCATGGGTTCTGCATCGAAGGGGCCTGTGTCTGCAAGAAAGGGTGGAAAGGCCTGGACTGTGCGACTATGGACAAGGACGCGCTTCAGTGTCTGCCGGACTGCTCTGGACATGGGACCTTTGATGTTGACACGCAAACTTGCACGTGCCATGCTAGGTGGTCGGGCGAGGATTGCTCCAAAG AGGTGTGCGACCTCGACTGCGGCCCGCACGGCAGATGTGTGGGAGAGTCATGTGTCTGTGACCCCGGCTGGACCGGCGAATTCTGCACGTCTAAACTCTGCGATGCGCGCTGCAGCGACCACGGACAATGCAAGAATGGAACCTGCCTCTGCGTGTCTGGCTGGAACGGGAGACATTGCACGCTAGAGGGCTGTCCACGAGGCTGTGCCGGCCATGGCCAATGCCGAGTGGCCAATGATGGCCACTGGGAGTGCAAATGCTTCGACGGCTGGGACGGCCCCGACTGCACAACGCTGAAAGAGCAGATTTGTGATGATGGAAAGGATAATGATAAAG ATGGCCTTGTGGACTGCGAAGACCCGGAATGCTGTCAATCCGTCGCCTGCAAGGGCAGCCAGCTCTGCGTGTCGTCTCCCAAGCCCACCGACATCCTGCTGCGGAAGCAGCCGCCCGCCATCACGGCATCCTTCTTCGAGAGGATGAAGTTCCTCATCGACGAAGGTAGTCTGCAGAACTATGCCAAGCAGGAGACCTTTAATGAGAG TATGTTTTGGAATCACTTCAATACGAG CCGTTCCGCGGTGATCCGAGGCCGCGTGGTCACCTCGCTGGGCTCGGGGCTGGTGGGCGTGCGGGTGTCCACGTCCACGCCGCTGGAGGGATTCACGCTCACGCGGGACGACGGCTGGTTCGACCTGCTCGTGAACGGCGGTGGCGCGGTCACCCTACACTTTGGACGGGCGCCGTTCAAGCGCTCCTCGCAAGTTGTCTTCGTGCCTTGGAATGAG GTTGTGATAATCGACTCGGTGGTGATGACGACGGCGGACGAGAAGGGCGGGTCGGGGCCGCCGCAGGCGTGCCTGGCGCACGACTACGACGCCATGAAGCCCGTGGTGCTCGCCACGTGGAAGCACGGCTTCCAGGGCGCCTGTCCCGACAAGAGCGCCATACTCGCCGAGTCACAG GTCGTTCAAGAAAGTCTCCAAATCCCCGGCACCGGATTAAATCTGGTATACCACAGCTCTCGGGCTGCTGGCTATTTATCCACCATCCAACTTCAACTGACGCCGGAAAAAGTACCTCCAACTTTAGCCCTCATCCATCTGAGGATCACAATCGAAGGAATCCTCTTTGAAAAGACGTTCGAAGCCGATCCCGTCATCAAATTCACGTATCCGTGGAACCGGTTAAACGTGTACCGGCAGAGAGTGTATGGAGTCACCACGGCGCTGGTGAAAGTTGGCTACCAATACACGGACTGTAAGGACATCATCTGGAACGTGCAGACAACGAAACTGAGCGGGCACGATATGAGCATATCTGACGTCGGCGGCTGGAATCTCGATATTCATCACAGATACAATTTCCATGAAG GTATCCTGCAGAAGGGCGACGGCACGAACACGTACCTGAAGCACAAGCCGCGGCTGATCATCACGGCCATGGGCGACGGGCGGCAGCGCGGGCTGGAGTGCGCGGAGTGCtcgggcgcggcgcggcgccgccgCCTGCTGGCGCCCGTGGCGCTCGCCGCCGGGCCCGAGGGCGCGCTCTACGTCGGCGACTTCAACCTCGTGCGCAAGATCAAGCCCGACGGCGACGTCGTCACCCTCGTCAAACTCAA cgcgaCTCGAGTCTCCTACCGGTACCACATGGCCCTGTCCCCGCTCGACGGCACGCTGTACATCTCCGACCCGGAATCCCATCAGATCATTAAAGTCCGCAACACCGAGGACTACAGCGACCCCGAGCACAACTGGGAGACGGTGGTCGGCTCCGGCGAGAGATGTCTGCCCGGCGACGAGGCGCACTGCGGCGACGGTGCTCTAGCCCGAGATGCCAAGCTGGCCTACCCGAAAGGAGTGGCGGTATCCATTGACAACGTCCTATACTTCGCCGACGGAACTAACATTCGCATGGTCGACAGAGATGGCATCATCACTACAGTCATCGGCAATCACATGCACCGAGCGCACTGGAAACCGATCCCTTGCGAAGGAACCTTAAGCGTAGAGGAAGTCCATCTGAGGTGGCCCACGGAACTAGCGATTAATCCTTTGGACAACAGCCTCCATATCATCGACGATCATATGATTCTACAGATGGCTCCGGATGGCAGGGTTAAAGTGATCGCTGGACGTCCCCTACACTGCCCGTCGCCGCTGACCGGCTATGATATGGAACTGGCCACTTATGCTACTTTGGTGATGCCGCAGAGCATTGCCTTTGGAGCTGCCGGGGACTTGTACGTAGCTGAAAGTGATTCTCAGAGGATAAATAGAGTGCGTTTGATAACTACTGATGGCAAAATCTCCCTTTATGCTGGCGCGGAATCTAAGTGCAACTGTTTGGAACGCGGCTGCGATTGCTTCGAGGCAGATCATTTCCTAGCTTCCAATTCCAAGTTCAATACGATCTCAGCCGTGATTGTGAGCCCGGACGGCATCGTGCACATAGCAGACCAGGCTAACTATAGAATCCGATCAGTCATGGCCAGTATACCCGACGCCAGTGGATCCAGAGAGTATGAGATATATTCACCCGATACGCAGGAAGTGTACGTTTTCAACAGATTCGGCCAGCACATTATGACAAAGAACATTCTAACCGGCGAAAATAACTATGTGTTCACTTACAACGTAAACACAAGCAACGGCAAGTTGAGCACAGTTACCGACGCGGCCGGTAACAAAGTCTTCCTCTTACGTGATTATGCCAGCCAAGTCAATTCGATAGAGAACACCAAGGGACAGAAATGCAGACTCAAGATGTCCAGAATGAAAATGTTACAAGAATTACGAACGCCCGACAATTTTAATGTAACCTTCGACTATCACGGTACCACTGGTTTACTTAAGGCTAAATACGATAGCACCGGACGTAGCTACATCTACAAGTATGATGAGTTCGGTAGACTAACTTCAGCCGTTACGCCGACCGGCAGAATCATCAACTTGACCTTCGACCTGAGCCTTAAAGGCGCCACGGTTCTGGTGAGCGAAAACAATAAGAGACCCATTTCTATTCTCATTAAGGGTTCTTCTGTTAACACTAAGGTCGGAGAAGCAGAAAAGAAGACGATCATTTCTACGGACGGTAGCATCTCCACCAGTATGCCGTGGGGACATGTAATTTCAACGGACACAGTTCCGTACACAATTCTCTCCGAAATAGATCCCATTTTGGGCGAAAGCTACCCCGTGCCCGCGAAGCAGAGAACTGAAGTTGGCGGTGATTTAGCAAACCGATTTGAATGGAGATACTTCTTGCGCAGATTGCAATCTAACAAAGGAAAGAGCAGCAAAGCCGTGGCTCAGATCGGTCGCAAGCTGAGAGTAAACGGTGAGAACcttctaacgctcgaatacgatAGAGACTCTTCTACTGTAGCTGTATTTATGGATGATAAGGTGGAGTTACTGAACGTCACGTACGATAGAACTGCCAGGCCCGTGAAGTGGGGACCGCGGAATGGAATCTTCGCCGAGGTTGAACTGGAGTATGACAGATTTAGCCGACTCACCAGCTGGAGATGGGGCGATCTAAATGAAACCTACGGTTTTGACCGAGCTGGCCGATTGCACGAGATCAAATACGGTGACGGGTCGTCCTTGGCCTATTCCTTCAGGGACATGTTTACAAGTCTTCCACTTAAGGTCACGACTCCTAGAGGCAGCGATTATCTGTTAGACTACGACGACTCTGGCGCGCTCCAGAACTTGACCACACCAAGAGGACACATCCACACCTTCGCACTGATGACTTCGCTAGGCTATTTCAAGTACCAATATTTCTCGCCGATGAATAGACATCCTTATGAAATCCTATACAACGATGACGGACACATTTTGGCTAAGATCTTCCCGCACCAATCTGGCAAGATATTGTACGTGTACGACCAGGCGGGTAAGTTGGAGACGATACTGGCTGGCGCGTCCGCTATCCGCTACGTGTACCACGAAAATACTCACCTGGTGAAGAATGTCGAAATAACGGACCCCGATTACGATCTCAAACAGGACTATAAATACCATGCCGGCATTCTCAAAGACGAGAAGATGAAATTCAACTCCAAGAGTGGTCTTAACAATGCCCACTTCAAATATCAATATGATGGCAACGCCAGGCTTTCAACGATTGACGTTAACATTAACAGCAAGGAAATGCCCCAGTTGAGGCTGAAGTACAACCAAAACTTGGGTACCTTAGAAGGAGTAAGCGACTTGAGGATCTACAGGAACACGTTCAATCGATCCGTCATGCAAGACACGAGCAAGCAATACTTCACCATCACCGACTACGACGACCACGGCAGAATAAAAACGGTGCTCATGAATATTAAATCATTCGATGTCTTCCGCCTCGAACTTGAATACGATGCCAGAAACAGAATCAAGTCTAAAAAGATGCTGATCGGCGATACGTCTTCCAGCGAACGAATCAGTTACAACTTCGACGGACATCTCATGGAAGTGGTCGGCTCCGAAGACGATTGGAAATATGTTTACGATGAGAACGGCAACGTGATTGGTGTGATCGAGCACGGAGAGAAGCGGTACCTGGGCTACGATATCGGCGACAGGGTCGTCCAGTACGGCGACATAGAGTTCAGCAGCTACGACGGCCGAGGCTTCGTTATCAGGAGGGGAGAACAGAAATACCGCTACAATTCCCGAGGACAGTTCGTGCATGCCTTCGAAAGGGACAAATTCCAGATGTGGTACTACTACGATAACAGAAACCGACTGGTGGCCTGGAAGGACGATAAGAATAACGTCACCCAATTCTTCTACACCAATCCTCAAACTCCTAATCTGATCACACACATGCATTATCCTAAAACCGAGAAGACCGTGAGGTTCCTGTATGACCAGAGGAACTTCCTTACTTGCATAGAAACGGAAGACCAGAGGTTCTATGTCGCCACAGACCACAACGGCTCGCCGCTCGTAGTGTTCGACGTCAACGGCGAGATCATAAAAGAAATCAAACGCAGCCCCTTCGGAAAGATAATCAAAGACACCAACCCCGGTTTCTACGTGCCCGTAGACTTCCACGGCGGTATATTTGATTACAACACGAATCTAGTCTATCTGGACAACAGGCTGTACGACCCGATAGTCGGGCAATGGATGACGCCGAGCTGGGAACACTTGGCGACCAAACTCAGTCTTCCAACGGATATTTTCATCTACAGGTTTAAGAACAATGATCCGATAAATAAGAACCAGAATGTCCCGTACATGACGAACCTGGGCAGCTGGCTGGAGCTGTACGGCTACGATTTAAGCAAGATGATGGGATCGAGATACATCACCGACATGATCTTCCAACCGATAACTTCCGTGACGGCGCCGCATTTGGCGCCCGATTTCGGTGTGATGTCTGGTCTTCAGTGCATCATTGAAAAG GTGAACGACAAACTGTCGGACATTGACTTCGTGCCAACACCCCTCCTGAAGATGGAGCCGATCACGCGCAACCTGTTGCCACGCGTGTCGTACAAGCGCGGCGTGTTCGGCTCCGGCGTGCTCATCTCGCGCGTCGACGGCCGCGCCTACATCAGCGTCGCCGACGGCGCCAACAGCGTCGTCGAGGACGTCATCACCACAGTCTTCAACAACTCCTACTTCCTCGACGTACACTTCAGCATACACGATCAGGACGTCTTCTACTTCGTCAAAGATAATTCGCTGAAGATCAGAGATGATATGGAGGAGCTGAGACGGTTGTCTGGGAAGTTCAACGTGTCGCAGGATGAAACGAATGATCAAGGATTAGAG GTCCGAGTGCACGCGGTGGGCAAAGGGTCGGCGCAGGCGGTGATCGTGCTGCGCTACGGCGTGGAGCCGGCGGCGGAGCGGCTGAAGCTGCTGAAGCACGCGCACaagcgggcggcggcgcgcgcgtgGGAGCGCGAGAAGGCGCTGGTGGCGGCGGGCTGGGAGGGCCGCGGCGCCTGGACCGAGGAGGAGAAGGAGGAGCTCATCTCGCACGGCGTGGTGGACGGCTGGGCCGCCCGCGACGTGCACTCCGTGTCGCGCTACCCGCAGCTGGCCGACGACCCCGCCAACATCGTCTTCGTGCGCGACGGCCGGCGGAAACGGAGAAAGAGCGGCCGCTCGCGCCACCGCTCGTGA